One window of the Triticum dicoccoides isolate Atlit2015 ecotype Zavitan chromosome 3B, WEW_v2.0, whole genome shotgun sequence genome contains the following:
- the LOC119275076 gene encoding uncharacterized protein LOC119275076 — protein sequence MLLCCSVITGWDGDLAFLFIVLPVATFFVQDHPDREVLQAMRLGMYCNADHMAKMVVAATEFRALRSSVNPDAETKRRVPWDHEVYKAKEEECHLLSSKIFFLLGNERIECKIALLQGQRVDHHLQFLRFPVCIRHSQQAPGCGFGSAQTISSVVSRSSPMFFI from the exons ATGCTCCTCTGCTGCTCCGTCATCACAGGGTGGGACGGCGACCTCGCCTTCCTGTTCATTGTTCTGCCGGTAGCGACGTTCTTTGTCCAGGATCATCCGGACAGGGAGGTCCTCCAGGCCATGCGTCTAGGCATGTACTGCAACGCCGACCACATGGCTAAGATGGTCGTTGCCGCAACCGAGTTCCGTGCTCTCCGTTCTTCAGTAAATCCAG ATGCGGAAACTAAAAGGCGAGTACCATGGGATCATGAAGTATATAAAGCAAAGGAGGAGGAGTGCCATCTCCTCTCCAGCAAGATATTTTTTTTGCTGGGGAATGAACGAATTGAATGCAAGATTGCATTGTTACAAGGACAGAGAGTGGACCACCACCTTCAGTTTCTCAGATTCCCTGTTTGCATTCGCCATTCTCAACAAGCACCAGGATGTGGCTTTGGTTCTGCACAAACAATATCTTCAGTGGTTTCTAGATCAAGCCCTATGTTCTTTATCTGA